In the genome of Yarrowia lipolytica chromosome 1B, complete sequence, the window CAGCAAAAGTTGTACCCGTTCGGAAATGAACATTGAAATATCGTGGTGTGATAAAGTTGGCGAGTGCTGTGCATGATGATTTGTAAGGCTGGTGGAAGATGAGGGTGTCTCCTGGAAGGTGTTGGAGGGCGGCTACGGAGATTCTAAAGAGTGCAACATGTTTTAAAAGCAGATATTTAGGGGTATTTGGCCTTTAGATCAGAATAATGCATACCATCGGAGCTATGGGCTTGGTACCactcctttttttttttttctgcatatacattcatttaattattttCTGCTACTTCTCTAAACATTTAGTTAGGGTTATTCACTCCATTACTTCAGCTAGAAgtaccgtacttgtagttagGCTTTCCTGAtacggaggaggaagtgTGTGATTATGTCATCCTTTAGACATGCTAGCGAGTATCTGAAAACTTTGCTCTATTCACAGCAAAAATCTAACCAACTTCCTCACACAATATTAACCCGCCAGACTCCTACAACGCCGTCAATTCCAACCCCCCCCAAACATTCGCCACTCCCGCCAAACCCTAttttccaccacctcacAAGCTCACGACACGAGACACTAATCCACACATCCACACATTTACAcatcacacacaatggCGACTACCACCGAcattctttttttcaagGCCGGCCAGGCGGACTTTGACGAGGAAACTTCAATTGTGACCCCCCGACGGGGCCAGGGTCGGATTGTCGTGACACAGCCCAGTGACAGCGAGGAGTTAATATCGTTTGTGTGGGAGCCTCGAGGCACGGCCGGTGGCGAGAAGGTCGAGGTGTACCCATTTGCTGGAGACGCCACCTTCCAGCATGTCCCTGCATGCAAGACTGGCCGAGTGTTCAAGCTGCAGTTTGAGTCGTCTGGCGAGAAACTCTTCTACTGGGCCCAGAACCCCACCGACAGCGAAAACGTGTGGGAGCTGagcaaggaggacaagcgGGTTCTCAACACAATGCAGGCAattctggaggagcaggctgaTGACGCTGAGGAGAACGCGGAAGACGTGGATATGCAGTGAGTAGTATAATATATGGATGAATGGTAGTACAGAAGGAGGACCGCGAGAGCAAGGAAAACGATTGACATGGTTCCAACAATACAGATCAATTTTGGATGATTTTTGAGCAGTTTTGTGTCTCCAATACACGAGATGAGCAACAATCTATTCGCTCGTCCTGCAATGATTGGGTTCACCCGGACGTTTGGCCTTGGTTTCCATCATAAACCGAGTCGTTTCGTTTGTACTAACCCAGGGACGCCGAACCCAAATCTGCCCCTGCAGTCAACCCCACTGTGCCGGATCTGGCTTCTATGATGAGAAACATCCAGGTGCCCCAGAGCCAGTCCCAGAGCCACCAGGCCGTGCCGGTCATGAACATTGGCTCTGTAGTGAGTCAGAACATGATGGCCGAGCACATCAGATCGCTGGACGACCAGGAAGTGGATCGCCTGTGCTTGTTGCTACCCGACGTGATTCCCAAGACCCGAGAGTCGCTCATCGGCGTGGTTCAGTCGCCCCAGTTTGCTCAGGGCATGAACACCTTTGATTCGGCTCTAAGAGAGGGCGCTGCTAGTATTATTGCCAGAGAACTAGGCCAGGAGTATCTTGGAGAGGGCGTTGAGGGGTATCTGGAGAGTGCCAGAaaggctgccaagaaggaggaggacaaaTGAACCAGCGCGTAGCAGTGGTCTATTTGGTCTATCTGTCTAACCGAACTCTAGTCTTTCAGCAATGGTCTGTGTAAGGAGTCTACGTGGGGCTAGTGAAGGCAGCAACTTGTGAAGGCCCATGTTCGTCAGGCCCAGTACAATCCATTGACGATATACTTGAATGAATGATATCAATGGCTTAAGGATGAGCACCAACGCCCCGAGCGTGAGCGACTCGGCTCTGTTGCGTACATTCGAGTATGTAGCAACGCGGACAACCGAAACGATAGATGACATCCCTGTCTTGTAGTCTCTGGCACGTTTCGAGGAGCTTTGCATTCCATTGGATAGTTTGTTATCAGTACGTTCGGTACggtacaatatgtactaCATACCACACTTGGTTCAGACAAGGACTGTTTGTATTGGTAACGAGCTATAGACAAACAATTAGATGCATCACCAGTTTAGTGCTTTAGCACGAGTAGGTacctgtactgtactcgtgctgtactcgtactggaGAATGTAGGTTCACGGATGTCGTTGATCCTAGCCGCTTACACGGTCAAGTCCGACACTTTTGTCCGATAATGTCTGCATCCGGCGTTGAGAGCTCATTAGCGTGTTCCAGAAGGAAAAGTCAACTGGTGTATTCTGTCAGAGAGCACACGTACTCGTAGAGATGTGTGTGCAATACAAGTCAAGTGGCTTACTGGTCAGTCTACACTCTCCAAACAGTCGACATTGACCGACTAAACACAAGCATCCCCCACTCAGGTACGGTTCCCCTCACAAGTGCCCACTTTTATAGACCGTTGGAAGTATCCGTGGAGCTgggtcttctt includes:
- a CDS encoding uncharacterized protein (Compare to YALI0B09339g, similar to Saccharomyces cerevisiae RPN13 (YLR421C); ancestral locus Anc_4.295, similar to uniprot|O13563 Saccharomyces cerevisiae YLR421c RPN13 weak similarity to human 42K membrane glycoprotein), producing MATTTDILFFKAGQADFDEETSIVTPRRGQGRIVVTQPSDSEELISFVWEPRGTAGGEKVEVYPFAGDATFQHVPACKTGRVFKLQFESSGEKLFYWAQNPTDSENVWELSKEDKRVLNTMQAILEEQADDAEENAEDVDMQDAEPKSAPAVNPTVPDLASMMRNIQVPQSQSQSHQAVPVMNIGSVVSQNMMAEHIRSLDDQEVDRLCLLLPDVIPKTRESLIGVVQSPQFAQGMNTFDSALREGAASIIARELGQEYLGEGVEGYLESARKAAKKEEDK